The genomic region gatcattccgaaggtgaaattcccattttgtttaatttatttcctttacacgttatttctttctgaaaatgatgaacaaagattaatgtcttgcatttaattcatatacccattagataaaaactggtttatagtgatataattaagcatacagcatagcatgacagaaaacgtaatatgtcaaaaaacatagatagtgttcagaggcaaaaatatacacacaatatcacaatgcagcagcaaaaaaaaagtgaagtagtCACGattttgagatatcatagggcaaaaatgtcaaagtcaactggtgtgtgttatatcttaactatttcacagtgcatacaaacaaagtatgaaaacaatcgtacaaacataaaaaaaaatgatgacaagaaatgtgaccttctttgtgttcagcttgtatgttgtgtagttaatagaggcgagaattgaagactttaatagagaaaaaatatggtctattcaccgagagctgggacgaaacataaacagtgtcacgtgagcgactacgctcgtttccagagaaagcattcggtgttcacgtgatgcgtaggggtgtggaaaatccttggcgcacgctttgcagctggcggcgttcggctggctgccgagctgtgacagcggaccgtgagaaacctgggcaacaatgtacgaaataaatttaacaataatgttaaaataatgttaaactgagttcattctgtcgaagcagatttattttcattcaggttgctaacaaaacgctccattaaaacaattaattgttaattttaataacaataccagtaataataatgagaaaggacgaaacaaggttcactctatcgaacttgaactgtttccattgagatttataacaaaccgctcctctctcctctataatgcagtctaatttccacatttgagtttccactttttctacggcatggaggacgcacttgttcgaatcctctgcagtcactgttcttcctggttcttctagcagtacttccggcattttgtatgttttgtttttcactgcaacatatcctttgattctggcccacactaactcgatggtgtttaattcacagtggtacggaggaattatgagaactgttttccctgcattattcgccatttcatctattgcgtattcgttgtgcgctgttctgtgctTTTCAACtacatctaaaagttctttcttcaacataccgtcttcgaaatggatgtttttagattttagccactctgatatttcgtgcttattggaattcgcattgggaactttttcttttctccgagaatggtacggcgcgttatcaagaacaataactgcattttcctgaagccgaggaagaacatcttgaaaccacttctcgaaggtttcagcgcacatctcctcatgataatctccacttttcttggattcgaaagtccacaaacatccttcaacgaaccctgctttgctgccaatgtgtgcgataatcagacgtttccctttacctgatgggcccttgcttccggtggacaacccggacagaaacgctcgttgtgaggaatttatagtgtcatctacccagacgtaacttcgggtatgtcctgcgttcacccacgtctcgtccaaatagtaaatgggtctgccttcatctctcagccgtttaatggttcgaagataacgccgcctccataagaagatgtcatccctgtctattagcatgctatcgcgcgcacgccggacatatatgaaattcatttatctcattaacttataaaatgtagttctccgaaaattggccagatctgcatcttcgttcacgactgtaaccactttgtcaattgatggcaattcgttacgaaaaaaaaattcgtgtactttccttcgtatcgcatttctatcgaagtcatcaacattttcagaaagtttgtcgtaattttcctttcttggtagacttcaaagagtgtgtggccttgtactcacttatcacacgatacactgaagaacttccaacacctgtagctgcagctgttttcgaaacaatatcactcatcgactgctctggatgtaaaagttccgttttattcacattaagcaccatgtgcttctcagaacttAATGATATcttttttgctcgcttctttggtggactcaaaacagacacgtcgacctcgctcgctgaatccgtggatgacataataaggacagccgtatgtgatgctaatgaaagaagtgaatatataaaataagaaaccatgtgatgcgattggatgcgcacataaacagtgaatgctcagcgtgactacaaacacgtatacttactctaataatcaacaactagtctttcaatcgtctttacagatgaacataaGATATGCTGAAATcgtcgctgtacaacacccactaacgagctcacacctgcaactgaggcggccacactgactgagcgccgcgcctgcgaaccgcacaatgcatcgctcataaaggacaaacggttgcacctatcacattcgaacaaactacaaaattaaattcatacctttctgaaacttttctcgcttacacccccacaaaagaatttaaagggaaaaagtttgtcgcttactatatttcggatgatgatttggtaaaagttctatatcagacgtgagattttaattcattgcttcactattactgactctattgggcagaaaatttgcagacgtcatcaacatatagcactgaaggcaattataaaattattttgctgtgcgacacacagtttaggagatatggcgtgataaatatagagtaacgcgaaaaaacaacttttcttgaaagcttaaatatttctctttttgagtgacaataaattttaatgtaatgtaaataaaggtgtcggaaggtagttctcggatcactttatcatgttcaggtgccaaattataagaaacacgactttcattttttaatttctgacgccccagccgtgtacacccctcgacggcagcgctgtggtcacgcgccttgccgtgtttacggTACGTCTCTtctttcggtgaatggagtatcgatagaattgcataattactCGTAAGATACGTAATTTGATCTGGAAAATGTGCACTGtctaatgtgtaacgacaagaaaaagcgacctgctaaccttaccttgccgggcacttgccaagaaaaaattcgataatcatcagtaagtagtcaggtgaatataattgcataagtgatcataaaattagcaaatggcattatagcaaatcataaagtatcttcattcgataaacggtttaatgttggataagtggtggtttcctttggattttctggttctcaaagtttcgacgtgtacaacattggggtgaggaatgctgcgaatccgatatggacctgcgtatagaagttcaaatttactgcacctaccttttattttgttggacaaATAGTGTGTaggtactaatatcttctgtccaacgtgaaagtcacggcgtatacaaacctgtttttgttgtcttctccggcgctctgcggcacgttttatgttgttcagcgcaatgtcaattatttcatggtgtcgtagtcgacgagatgtaggaaatgttagtaattctttaattttgttaggtggttcaacatttttcagtataacagacggagatagcatagtggattcatttggtatggaattaattacatcctggaatgagtgtatgtgtgtgtcccaatcaatatgtcttttatggcagtatattctacacagtttaccaatttctttcattaatcgttcacaagggttcgaagaagcgtggtacctggatatatacatcggagaaatgtttctagctcgtaacatacgtgtccatatagcagatcgaaactgtggtccattgtcggaaatttctttcaacacatgccctacatgaaatagaaaatgttttacaaatgctttcgaaacagtttttagcagtagctttgcgtaacggagtgaaggtaacaaattttgaagtgagttcaacagcgacaaagatataccaaaaacctctattagttctgggaatcggaccaaaaatgtctacagcggccatgtgtcttaatttaacaggtacaatgggatataatggaggaatatgtgaagttgtgtctgacttagctttctggcaaattttacatgtcgctaaaactcgtcgaatacgtttctccatgttcgtaaaataacagttctgtctcagtataagaaaacattttctggctccgtaatgtgcgtaacttaaatgagtgtaccagattaatttgttcacaagttcgtcaggaatgcataataaccaattgttgctgtcagggtgagagcggcgaaacaatatcattgcgtacagtgtaatggtttctaatcgtaacattattcttatctttccaaaggtgtttaatttctttccacacgttgtctttactttgctctagtgctatgtcctgtaatgacgatgaaatgaaattttcaaatgcaacttgttgaatgtacatgacgctgaaatttgctttgcagaagttggttgcgatgtcttgctgattgttgctgagagaacgagatagtgcgtctgctacaacattttgtgtgccgggaatgtgaactattgtaaaattaaattcctgcaagtaaagtttccatctgcttaatctgtcgtgagtaaatttagccgacagtaaaaactgtatcgctctgtggtctgtgtaaacggtggtgtgtcttccataaaaaaagtgccgaaatctcgtaaaagcccaaacaacacataatgtttccagttctgtaacggaataatttcgttcagcaggtgacagaatgcgacttgctaATGCGATGTTTTCAAttattgtagaaccatcttcttcaatttcctggaaaatatgtactcctaaagcggtgttagaacggtcggtagcaatggaaaaatttctggtaagatctgggtgcgataaaagtggtgcattcaacaaagcatgtttcaaataacattctcgtgaacaagattctgtgtgtcaaaagtattgcttgcgttactggaatatgcaacctgtactgtatttaatcaaattctatctggcgtgttattattttcgggaggatgctgtggcatatcggctatttgaactgttctgtcatttcttccagacgtattacgcactggatgatacctactgtctggttcattcatgagaatatgttgttgcggatgttcttgctgctgataagatcgactattattaaatgtacgctgaaaattgtgctcattaattttacgtctgtcgtgataatcatttctatacggtgcattgcgatagggattgaaatactgtgttttctgcacgtaattATTTCCTTGCtggcgtgcgttactatttgttgtagctgggactatacgtgcacgcggcgaaacattaaagcttggctgaCCTTGTGGACTgtgttgttggttaggtatgctaaccggctgactttcatgctgttgcggtggaaaaacctctgttgttacaaaaaatgcgtttgctgttaattttacacatactgatgattaaaattttatctgttattaaagttctcgtggttgtcatttcttgaGCGTCCAATGAAAAATCgtcactttcggtatatacttgtcactttcggtatatacttgtCTTATCGTGTTTTCATGACTTATTTCATAatcctaggtagagcaatagttaaagagctgttttgatagatataaaggatagtagaagagaaggcagcagtgcagaaaacttaagatgaaacagcactactacagctcggggccctatgcacgctacggcacatattcattaaagcgtaatgaatcccctgaggtctattacacgctgcaaataaattttagcttttgcattacaggcaatggcggtaaaaattcaaaagtaaattgttgtatcaagtccaaagctagtttctgcattacacgtgatactattgaaaatacaaaaacaaattgtcgtatccagttcaatgcgtgtacctgtgctctgtcatttttaaatactttaaattttctcactgatagaaaatgtttgtaatcaaaattatcgtctccgtATgtcggaacaggttcaggattgtatgagaatctgtctgtgactgttcggaatctaaatcACGTattctctgtagattacctaaattatactggctgtgtgagtgtgagaaatgttcggaattcgccgtatgctgtgacgtgttaaacgctgaaacatttttcatctctgttacttcttgctgtaaacttgtaaacttgacaattttctacgtaatgtgttattagacgaatcgatctcattgattgtctgctgtaaattttggaattcaggtgtttggttaaacaaaatcggtgcagtgtcgtctgatttgctgtcattattactttcaataacgtcaatacgactggccaattcatcacatttctcagtcagtatttttacctgatcatcggttttagtgtcagaggcattaatctgtttttgtatttttcgtgtggtttcgttcagttttttaacgtcagctttgatgacatcggaatcctgtgttagttctaattgttcgaatctgtctgtcactgccagtgttgccaactctaaaaagcctgagtcgctagattcaatatcaaaagtggctagaaagtcgctaaaacagATTTTACTAGGagtgtactgaaaatttcatgctgtgaatggtgcaataagccagttggGGCTGGGGGGGGGATAATAAAATATTATATCGCTTGcaacaacacacatataaaatacgctaacgtttaattacacatgttatcataattaatgcaacacataaattgttgtttcaatacagtagtcaaatatactagaaatatacaaccacatttgtaacaaaagaaagcaaaaactcaaattaggttacaaatatatatacataccggtatgtaagctattcatcgtcgtcactcagaagatcgaataactcatctgtttcatgctctgacagaactgtagttgatgtagaggtttgaatgtcgctcaaaagatgatgcagttcgactggttttgtcgcaaaagagtacttttgttcgttccaataagctccaatacgtctgacggtatgtcaaaagatgcacaatctttattctgtttcttcagctggtctcttaatatgatcaaagcattaattgtctttaacgataatctgttacgttgtttagtttttataatgttcatagaactgaatattctttccacttctgcatttgaatgtggtaggcatagaacagtcattgctagctgtgaaatcaaagaaaaaggattctcccctgcggcattttatactgcaaaacctcactccaaaatcgaacagtgttagtagtgttattccacctaatgaagttgatattatgccattcttgcagcataccgtctatgaaatcgccactaaaacccaattctttggctacatccgctacagcattatttttattcacttttagtgtttcgtcaacattcagcattgaaattTTTTTCAGGATTGTAACGTTACTTGACAGTCTTTGTTGaaattcttttatgagtttcagactaaactgaatgcatctcttcttcaaataaactttatttcctTCAGACAAACTCGACTCAGACAATTTCtattcaaacataaagccaaggttcgggtTTGCATACAtatattcgcttggaactggtgttgtcaacaaatcaacagttggaaaaactatgttttgtccgagtgactgcatgagaaatacaagtgtatgtagtaatttagtggggtcactgtcttctccttcaaaagcttttattactatttgtacgtcttttaaagcatgtttaacaTAAAACATGTAAAGacaatttgagtcgtcacaatacatcttgtacaaaagatcagcagtgtaacaattgtctcaaaccacggcaagtgaaaaatgtagctttaattcttcccattgcttcagagttcttcgtattgctggttcaattgaaagccaacgtgttgcacagaccttcaaaatttttagtggctgttttccacaatttattgtctcataagcctttttatattcctcttgtcttttgggtgaaatggagaaccaattataggtttcccgtacaagaaactctatgtttctgggtatggtattcactgaggcgtgcgaaacttcaagctgaagagagtgacaaattcaaaggatcaataccaaatgcttcaaaccatattctgtcttgagttgttcgaaaatcccattgtttattccaaccattgcagaaacattatctgtgccaattcctaccatattagcgagtggaagtttgagatctttcaaagaattcacaagaacagcagccagatttcttgcatttgcagtttctgctacagcgagtttgagaaatggcttggttgtttacactatagtaccgtataacgatgcctagcattttagatattgatacatctgtggattcatctattagtacactgtatttttggttacctatatcctcaaccaatgattgtgtaaaatatggagccaaaacttcagttatgatgtcagtgcactttgtacgatgtaatttcatgtttttagcgccctcatcaccggaaaacaccttcttacacagtattcctaaatgatctacagctaaaatagaacaatgttcagcaataaataaagaaggggcgccttccgctctgcttgctattctaactgtagttttcggaacaattttcacaggtaaggtggtttttgttttcttaaaatcaCTTTTTTGTTTATGCTAAATAGTTTTCGAatactttctaatatcacacaatttagcataaaactctgttgcacataattgacatcttgccttggataagtctccaac from Schistocerca cancellata isolate TAMUIC-IGC-003103 chromosome 7, iqSchCanc2.1, whole genome shotgun sequence harbors:
- the LOC126092800 gene encoding uncharacterized protein LOC126092800, with amino-acid sequence MLIDRDDIFLWRRRYLRTIKRLRDEGRPIYYLDETWVNAGHTRSYVWVDDTINSSQRAFLSGLSTGSKGPSGKGKRLIIAHIGSKAGFVEGCLWTFESKKSGDYHEEMCAETFEKWFQDVLPRLQENAVIVLDNAPYHSRRKEKVPNANSNKHEISEWLKSKNIHFEDGMLKKELLDVVEKHRTAHNEYAIDEMANNAGKTVLIIPPYHCELNTIELVWARIKGYVAVKNKTYKMPEVLLEEPGRTVTAEDSNKCVLHAVEKVETQMWKLDCIIEERGAVCYKSQWKQFKFDRVNLVSSFLIIITGIVIKINN